A single Watersipora subatra chromosome 7, tzWatSuba1.1, whole genome shotgun sequence DNA region contains:
- the LOC137400167 gene encoding nuclear inhibitor of protein phosphatase 1-like, with amino-acid sequence MSNANNFDIPSWAGKPPVGLHLDVTKDGKLVQKLMSDQKKCYFFGRNKELVDFHVPHDSCSRVHSAMIWHKNLNRPFLIDLGSTHGTWIGRLRLDSKKPTQVPSDSEFHFGASTRRYVIRERPQQNAENDETAWSKAAGGSNFGLPEDESELEHLTEYNTAQNRIIDKSSAAFPETKNQKRKMKRSHITFNEDEEVINPEDVDPSVGRFRNLIQTTVIPSKRQRLENMANSLGQQNNNKERSFVAVDEPSSHYLDSTSQYSTAAKLGINVPNLAPDISVGVQLPAVDINPKIQVHMETTEEPDLPKKKKYAKEAWPGRKPSHLLV; translated from the exons ATGTCTAATGCTAATAACTTTGATATTCCTTCGTGGGCTGGTAAACCTCCGGTAGGCTTGCACTTGGACGTTACAAAAGATGGTAAACTTGTTCAAAAGCTAATGAGTGATCAAAAGAAATGCTACTTCTTTGGAAGAAATAAAGAGCTGGTCGACTTTCACGTCCCACACGACTCGTGCTCTAGGGTACATTCAGCGATGATTTGGcacaaaaatttaaacagaCCATTTTTGATCGATTTGGGAAGCACTCATGGAACCTGGATCGGTCGGCTACGTTTGGACTCCAAAAAACCAACTCAGGTGCCTTCTGACAG TGAGTTCCACTTTGGTGCTTCTACTCGTCGGTATGTGATTCGAGAAAGGCCTCAGCAAAATGCGGAGAATGATGAAACAGCGTGGAGTAAAGCGGCAGGTGGCAGTAATTTTGGTTTGCCTGAGGACGAGTCTGAGCTGGAGCACCTAACTGAGTACAACACAGCTCAGAATAGGATCATCGACAAGAGCTCTGCTG CTTTTCCTGAAACAAAGAACCAAAAACGGAAGATGAAACGCTCGCATATCACATTTAATGAAGATGAAGAAGTGATCAACCCTGAAGATGTTGACCCTTCTGTGGGCCGGTTCCGCAACCTCATACAGACAACGGTAATCCCTAGTAAACGCCAACGGCTGGAAAATATGGCCAACAGTCTTGGTcaacaaaataacaataagGAGCGAAGTTTTGTTGCAGTCGATGAGCCGAGCAGTCATTATCTTGACTCTACGAGTCAGTACAGCACCGCTGCTAAGCTTGGCATCAATGTACCTAACCTTGCTCCTGACATCTCGGTAGGCGTGCAACTGCCAGCAGTCGATATCAATCCCAAGATACAGGTACATATGGAAACCACTGAGGAACCGGACTTACCAAAGAAAAAGAAATACGCCAAGGAAGCGTGGCCCGGTCGTAAACCCAGCCACCTTTTAGTTTAG